The stretch of DNA AAAAAGCATTTGGGTTGTCTCAAATGCTTTTTTTCGTTGAAAAAAGGTTTTAATTTTACCCGTGAAAAATATAGTAGGTAGAAGATGATGTCCCATCTTGAAACTTTTCCTTAGCATATCCGTACAATTATCTAGGCTATTATTATAACATGGAGGGTATTATGGATTTATGGATTAAAGAGTTCATTGGACAATTTGGCTACTGGGGGGTGTTTCTCCTCATTGCACTTGAAAATATATTCCCTCCGATTCCATCCGAAGTAATTCTTACTTTTGGAGGCTATATGACATCTCAAACCAATCTGACCGTTCCAGGTGTTGTGGCATCTTCAACGTTAGGTTCCGTGTTCGGTGCAGTCCTCCTCTACCAACTCGGCGCCATATTAAATGTAAACAAATTAGAAGTTGTGATTGAACGGTATGGACGATTCCTTCGTCTAACAAAGAAGGATCTCTATCGAGCAGACGAATGGTTTGAAAAATATGGAATCTGGACAGTCTTTTTCTGTCGCTTCATTCCGCTTATTCGCAGTCTGATTTCAATCCCTGCAGGAATAGCAAAAATGAACTTCTGGCTGTTCATCAGTTTTACAACGTTAGGCACAATCATTTGGAATACAGTGTTGATCAACCTAGGAGCACGAGTGGGAGAAAATTGGGAAGTCATCGTTGATAGGATGGACCAATATTCAAATTATTTATATCTGTTCTTAATCATTTTCATTATCGTATTGATAGGATGGCAGAGAAAAAGAAGATACTAGGATAAACTAAGGGAAAAT from Neobacillus sp. CF12 encodes:
- a CDS encoding DedA family protein, giving the protein MDLWIKEFIGQFGYWGVFLLIALENIFPPIPSEVILTFGGYMTSQTNLTVPGVVASSTLGSVFGAVLLYQLGAILNVNKLEVVIERYGRFLRLTKKDLYRADEWFEKYGIWTVFFCRFIPLIRSLISIPAGIAKMNFWLFISFTTLGTIIWNTVLINLGARVGENWEVIVDRMDQYSNYLYLFLIIFIIVLIGWQRKRRY